A segment of the Candida albicans SC5314 chromosome 2, complete sequence genome:
TGGTtccatttatttattctcTCCGATATATTAGACCCCAGTTCATATAATGTACTTTGTGGGAACATTTTAGTTTCAATGTTGGAATCGGATAAATTTCTATTCATAGGTAATTCACGTGGCTTTTTCGGAACAAATTCAGGGAATGGTTTCAGCAACTCATTAGTTGATTTATCATCAGTGTTTTTACTATCGCCATCAATTTCCATTGAATCTTGACTATTATCAGGTGTCGACTTGTCTGAACAATCTTTATTTGACGATGCCTTTCCATCATCTAAGGCGGCAGTCTCTTTAGAACCACTAGTAGATTCATTTCCAGTTACATCGACAActttcttattattattattattattatcttcatcttcatcattgtATCGATCCATCAAAAACTTTCGCAAATGAAATTGGGTAATCTTATTAACCTCATTCTCACTAGGTAAATATGTcctttcaaattcattaaacTCATTATCCCAATAAATACCTAATTTTTGCAAATCTCGTAACACAACATTCAATGCAAGATAATTTGTCGGAATGATTTTATCATAAATTGATTGCAACCTACCATAAATGCTATCTGATTGCTCttgtaatttaattttcaattcttcaattttttgaatccCATCTTCTGCCTTTTCAAATGTATCCAATTTCACTCGTTTTAATCGTTTCAAAACCGAATCGAAAAATACCTCAGCTTTAGTTCGAATGAATTTATAAGCATCAATTTTAAgtttaatatcaatattagttataaattccaattgttttttcGGAACAACAATCTcataattatcaatagtAGAATATTCAAGTCGAATAaccaaattattaaatccaAAACATTTGACATagcttttgaaaaaatcatgTGTACAACCTCCAGAAACACCTTCACCATAAAAATTCAActcaaaaaatttaccaaTCGATAAATAATACGTTTCATCACTCATGGCAATAATTGGTGTTTCATAATTACATTCCTTACAATAACTCCACATGACTCTTTGGTTTTTACCTTGCATTTCACCATTGTTAAGACACTGAATatcatatttttcaatgattaAATCCACTTTGGCTTTACCATGAACATAACTCTTATAATGATCCAAGTACGTTTCACCACATTCACCACAAACTTTCAGACTTTCATGGAATGCTTGATCAAGAAACAACCCAAAACATTTATCATTGTCtgtataataatcaataacaataattgcTGGTCCAGAACAAGGCGTTGCATGTTTAATGGAAACGGTCGAATGcaataaatgaatatttCGATGACATATTGGATACAATTGATATGATGGGTATTTCATACAATTTGACCATATTCTAACACGAGCCTGATATTCattaatcaacaatttcaaatggGCCTCACTAGCAAATTTAAggatatttattaaattagCTTCCTTACCAGGTAATTCTTCcaatttataatcaatcTTTAATTCCGTTAGCCATTCTTCTTTGATATCGTCAACTGATGACAACTTTTGTATTTTAGCATTTTGTTGGGCAAACTGGTGCACTGCATAATACGTATAAATTGTTCTTGCCAAGGGATTGGGTAATGAATACTCTACAGGAGGTGATAAACTAAGTTTTCTTTCACTGAACAGTTTAACATAATTGACTACCTCTGCTGGGTCTAATTTCAAGTCATGCAATTTCCCATTTTCATCACCCTCAATTGTATTATCACGGATCTCCTgcaatttttgttgaatatcaacaattttggGATTCTCCGTCGGCTTCACATAAGACAACAGCAAATTATCCAAAAAACTCTTTTCAAATCTAGCATTTATATAACCTGGCATTAACGTTTCGGCTGCATACTTCAcattattcaataaattggtATTTCCACCACGTATTGATATGGTGAATCCCAGATGGATATCACAACCAGTGAAGAACACAAACgttttaatttgattttggtattTATATCTCTTGACCGCAAAATTTTCACATAAACCCAACTTACCCTTTTTAAAGAATAAATCATTGACCGATTGGAAAATATCTGCTTTAGTGTACCTTGAAATTCTCTCAATAACTTGAGGTTTGACATTTGAAATCACAGTGATACCGGCATcttcaaacaatttttctGCTAAACCAGAAACGGAATctccaacaacaataatgtCTGGTTCCATAGAGACCAAACGTGACACCAAGTTTGTGATATATACTGATTGTTGTGCATGAATAATTCGTAGACTTATAAAttgttctttttgtttcaaatattcaataGGGAACATAAGCAATGCTATACGAGGATTCGAAATCTTTGAAGCCATCCTTTTGGAATCAATATTCTTTGTCATAAATAAACCATCAACCAATTCGGTCTGTTCTATTTTACCACCCAAAACTTTCTTTATCTTCACATATTGTCTTATATCTAATGTGTCtgtcaatttgatttcgtCAATGTACCCAAGCAGTTTCTGAAGAACAGCCACCCATCGTTCAATTtcagtttcaatttcaccATCTTTCAAGGACTGGCgcaaaacaaaatctaAAGTCTCATTATACAATTTGTCTTTATTATCCACAGTTTTCCCATCTTTCcatgaaatcaaatcacGTGATTCACTGGTAGCCATCAAATGATCATCCAGACCAAAATAATCGTTTCTTTCTCCAGAATGATACTTCTCTAAACCGGTACTAGCAGATATTTGTGGTCCAATGGGTGACATCTCCGAGTCTATGTTTGCCGAAGAAGTACTGACATCATCAGTCGCAGCTATACCAGCAGTCAAATTAGATGAGTTACCTCCTGGTGAGGCTGGTGATGCAATAGGCGTTAAAGAAGAAGTGTATTGGGGTCTGTGGTTTGATGGCTCCAAACTTGGTAGACGCAAATTACTTTGTGAAAGTATCAGCACATTCCTAGTTGCCTTTGCTTGTCTTCTTGTCCTCATTCTTTGAAGAGAAGCATGAGCTCTGGCCCTAGACCTTATATTCTCGGGTTGATGTTTATTAGGATCTTCACCAGTTAGCTCAATGgaatgattttgaaatacaTTAGCAAGATTGGCTGCAGCACTTCTATTCATTGCACCTCTAAACAGCGGATATCCACTTTTCATAATAGGAAACTCACCCAAAGTTGGTACTGTGACAGCAGAATGACTATGCATTGGTGGTGGCTGATGTGCTAAAGGTGTCGAGCCATAACCATGCGTCTCGTTTAATGAAGTATATATAGACATAGCATGttcgtcttcttcattGTCTGACAAATCAACACCCTCATTCTTAGCAttctcatcatcatcatcatcatcatcgtcgtcatcatcatcgtcatcgtcatcaaAGTCACTTTGACCTCCAATAGTCATTTCTTTTCCATATTTACTTCTGATACTTTGAATATCTCCTGGCTCCAAAGATAATTCTCTTCTGAACCTTGAAGGATCCCTGCTAGACCCTGATAAAACTCTCATATTAAACGACGGGGTTCTAGTCATAAAACTGTTATAAATAGACCCGAGATTATCCAAACTACGACTAGTTAAATTAGCATTCGATAATGTAGGCGATAAATGGCTTTTTATCCTGGTCTTGTTTGTATTTTCTGATTCAGAAATACCAGCTGAATTATTGTACTGTGAATGCAGATTGCTATAAGTATTGtgataatgattatgaaaGTGTCCGCCCTGTGGCTGATGTTGCTGTAGCAGATTTTGTTTCTGTCCATATTGCGGATGCTCCGGCAGcagatgatgattatggTAAAATTGACTATTCGATTGGTGAAACGTTTGTGGCAATGAGTTCATATTAGAACTATATGGTGCACCTGATGTCTTTAAAATGCTTGAATTCATCAAGGAATGTCTCATAAGCGGAATCTCAACTGCTTCTCCTGTACGAGTTGTAGGAATAGCCATACGTGGAGCTTGCCTTGGATGCActttaattgattcatcTGGATATATAAactgattattattactcCTCGAAGGTGAGCTAGAATGACTAGTTGATAAACTGTTTTctaaattgttattatctTTCAACAGTGGCTTTCGAGATAGAGAGTCGGTTCTGGAACTGTCTCGATTAGATCCCATTGACATTGATCGAATTCTTGACAAAGGATGGTTTGGTACAAGTAAATCTTCCGCCTTGGTCTTTGGCACTTCTATTTCCTCAGCTGAAATAACTTTTTCCCCATCAGAATCATTTGCACTTGACGAGTCATCACTTAAATATATAATCACATCACTATAACATGGCTTGCAAACTCGGAGTTTATCGTTATACGGTTTTTTGGCAGAATTCTTGGTGTTATTCCTTTCATCTCTATGTTGGTTATATGAAATAAACAATGTGCAATCTGAACAAAATATTTGTCCACAAAAACGACAATGGTGTTTCCTTCTGAATGCAGTAAATGGTCTaaaacaattcaaacaGTCAGATACAAATGCATCATTCATCCAATATTTCTTTGGGATCCCACCATTCTTCAAAGGATTTTCTGAGGTTTTTGTTggcttcttcttttttctcCGTTTAGAAGCTATAATAGATGATGCTGATGATGCGACGGcttcaatattttgatgGATAATACTTCTTGCATTGTCCAAAAGTGTCGATGGGGtattcaatgatttttgtttattcgCCGAAACATCTTTGTTTTGTATAGCATGAAATGTCGATACTGTCGGAGATTGTCCAAAACTAGGAGTAAAAGTAGCGCTGTGTTTGCTTTCAGCCTTGATAGGAGCCGACTTAGCAACAGAGTCACCGTATCTTGCActtaattcaaattgtaGATGATTGTTCATTTTAGAAATAGAACTCAAGTTTGAATCCGACCGATTCTCTATGTAAGCAATATCCGATTGGGGAGTTGCTGAGTTTTCTGAACCTTCATTATGAGTGCTATCCAGTTCATCTGCAGAATCGTCTGacaattcaatatcattgggcaaattgttgaatattgACGAAATCTTGTTTTGCAACCCTTTATCTTTAGACTTCAAATCTATACTGGATTCCTTTTTATGTGTGGGTTTACTCTCCACATTACTCTTGTCATTAGTAACATTGTCAATATCAACTGATGCCAGTGCAGTGACGTTAACCACCGAGCTGGTGGTGCTATTCGCCATCGATTGCATACGGGGGAATTGCATGGTAGATATTCGTAGGGTCTTGTTGTCTGACGTGACTCTTGGTGTATGtacttcatcaattaagTTCTGTCGCAAAGAAAGAGCGGGTGTACTAGTGGAAGGGGGCTGCTTGGACTGTTGTGGCTTAAATGTCGCCCCTGTTGATGTCTCATTCGTCACAATAGACACTTTATCAATTGGTGTTCTATTTGTTTCacttttgataattggATTCATTATTTCTAATTTGTTTCCCTGTGCATCTCCCTTTAAATCTAATGGGCTTGAACTTCTTGTGATTCGTTTGCTAGTATCTTCCTTAACCCGTAACCGCGTGTCAGTTTTTGTAGATAAATCCATGGATATTGGTGTGTCtacaatttcatcatttttagGAACAGGCAATGCATCACTTCCAATGGCAGTTGCCTTTAGTTCACTAACACGATTGGTAAATGGTGACGTATCTAACACATTGGGTTTTGGTGATGTATAATTCTGGGAATAGTTTTGAACAAGAGTTGATGCATTTGTTGTGACCTTTCTCAATGTTTTAGTTAATAGTCCTGTAATCGATTTAGTGTTCTCAACTTCTGGGTCTGGAATAGTAGGAAAGGATACATAATCGACGACACCCTTATCGTACAGGTCTTCGTCATCACTATTGTTGGTGTGAGAAGGTATTCTTTCTAGTAGTGGTAACTTGCGTTTTGAATTGCTCATGTCGTTAGGAGTATCTGGTGGCGACCCAATCATAATAACAAAACCAAGTTATTATATAATCCAATCTTATGATAGCAATGAATACAAAGAGGATTAAAAAAAGGGAGAAAGTTGAGTGGAAATGGTTTGTAAACCAAAAATGTGTTGCCAATATTACACCAAAAGGAAAATAAGGAagtttttaataaattatacaTTCTCCGCGTCATAATTGTCGTGTATTAAGTGcgaaaaaacaaagacaaAACAACAAGCGCAGTAATAATCTACTGATTCCCAGTCTCCCTCTGTCTGTAATTTTGTATgtaaaaatattaattaacGAGGTATTCGTCGTCAATTcgaaatataaaaatacaTAACTACATGATTGGAAGTGTTTGCTCGATCAAATAAGCAGACTGTAATAAATCAAGATCTTGTACCAtcatattttattatgTTTCACTCATAAGCGAAAGACAGTATATAATTCAAGTTTTGTACTCGGGCAGTATTTTTACACGATATATATAACCAGCCCAATaatgaaagaagaaaaaaacaattagaatcacaaaatttgaaattgtatACTATACATCTAATCAGATTGCttattgttaatttttCCTTGTATTATAAATAAGTAAGTATGTATGGTATGTAGGAGTGTAAGGAGACAACAATAACCATTCACAACACATACACAAAATTTGATACAACAAGACGTTTGTAGTGTACACCtgtccaaaaaaaaaaatcaaagagTTGAATCTGGCGGACGAGAATTAATTTAATACTTGTGAGGAttaaagcaaaaaaaaaaaaaatctaaacGTAAGTTCAAGTTACGCCCAATCAATctcaactttttcattacCATACATTTCAATTAGAATTGGCATTCATTTAACACTGTTTGCCTAATCACTGATATAATTTACCACATATTGAACTCATTTAAATATTAATTTAGTTGAATAATTGGATAGCAGGTAAAAGTTTTGTCAGTTTTTTTgtggtttatttttttcgtCCTCcctttcattatttttttccttGAATAACCTACTTTGGGTTAACATACACATATAGTTAGAAACATCCACCATGTCAACAACAGGATTACAAAGACGTCGTGGTGCCAAACAATCAACACCTAAACCAAGAAACTCAGATTCATTCGATGAGAGTCGCTCCCCAGCATCACCAAATAAACCAGACCATAAAATAGGATACGATGATAAAGATATCAAAGATCCAAGTACCTTAAAACAACCATTATTGACATTGATGGAAGAAGTTTTGTTGATGGGACttaaagataaagaagGATACTTATCATTTTGGAACGACAATATTTCTTATGCTTTGCGTGGATGCATATTGTTGGAATTGACATTCCGTAACAAAATTACTTTGGTTAATGATCCAGCAAGACGTCGTTTTGAGTTGAGTGATAGATTAGTGGAGGTTATTGATGCCGAGCCAACTGGAGAAGTTTTACTAGATGAAGCGTTGAAAATCATGAAAAATGACGAAAGCAATTTATCTGTCACCAATTGGATTGATTTATTGAGTGGTGAAACTTggaatttgatgaaaatcaattacCAATTGAAACAAGTTAGAGAAAGATTGGCTAAAGGTTTGGTTGACAAAGGGATTTTAAGAACTGAACGTAAGAATTTCTTCCTTTTCGACATGGCAACTCATCCTGTTGCTGATAAATTATCCAAAGAATATATAAAGAATAGAATTTTGAGTATGTTAGTGCTGAGAAACGTTGACTTGGACACAGTTTCAAATGAACAATTTCCTGCTGATACATCTTTCAGATACTTGAGGACAGTATCGTTGGTATGTGGTGCATATGCTGCTAATGTGTTAGAAAATGTTTTGCTATCATTAAACTACGAAAAGAGAGACCAAGCTTTTGCCAGAGCAGATGAATTATTGGCTGATTTCAGTGAGTTCCCTTTCAATTTGTCTCATCAAAGTCCTCTTGGATTAGGATTAAATTTAGGTCAAGAAGTTGGTGatgaaatagaaaaatCTTCTGCATCTGAATTacaattggaattgattGCAGCTGTTTTGAGTGTATTTGCCAGAATGGATTCAATACTTTAGTTCAAAGAATAGAGTAAACAAGAAGTCTagcatatatatatatataagtaCATATAGTCAAGGGTTTCAATATAATAGGATAAAACTTTCTGAAAGCATTCCGATAGTGCAGTTGTAATGTTCATTTCAACTGATTTTACATTTCTTTGCATTTGAATCTAGCTGTGAGGAAAGATTGTTAAAAAATATCCATGCAACCTGataagtttttttttaacaacCATGGAGGTTATTTGCTGATTTTTCAAGTACTTCCACACCACCTAGttgatcaacaaaattCTTTACCAAACATCCATCATTTGTCACTGAAACATCACCAGCAGAATCCCACCACATCCCACCACCCAATTGTCTCAGTTGTATAAAGCTAGCTTTTATTCTAGCACACTGGAGATTATCGAATGTGATTAATTGCTTACTATGAGAATCATATTTTAATGCACCCACTTTGCGTGGATCAAAATCTTCATAATCGAATGTATCACCAAATTTGTTATAGTCCACAACATCAGCTTCTATACAACCTGATTTTCTCTCTTTTGTAAAAGGAATACCAATTTCTGGTCGATCAACACCATGAAATATTCTTCCATACATTGGCATCCCtaatatcaattttgttGGATGAACTCCCTTGTTAATATAAGTTTGGACAACATCAGATGCATTCAATGAATTATCCCCATTATTACCAAATAAATTAGAATGGAAAGCAGTTTTCGAAGACCAGCCTTCACCAGCAAAATCATAACACATTAAATTCCAAAATGTCAAATATTTATCCATTTCTTGaatcttcaaaatttcaatattatcacTACCACCAGGAGCCGCTACCGTGataatatattttgaatttaatttatttcttaatCGAGCCAAAAGTTCAACTAGTTTGGCCGCTTGTGTTGAATTTTTAGGGTATTCCCAATCTATATCAACCCCATCAAATCCATATTTCTCAGCAAATTCAATCGTACTATTaacaaaattatcaaatttggtATCATTGGACACCACACTTTCAAATAAATGACATGTCCCCCATCCACCTATAGACAtgattaatttcaaatgacgatttttctttttcatttcataAAATTGTTGCAAATTGCCtgtaattgattgattgggTGATGGTTGTGGCATTTGTAAATCACACCATTCATCActaaattttaatttcccAGTTTGTTCATCAATAAGTATAAATGCATAAAATATATGGGTATAGTATTCAATTGGTATGTCTTGTGGGAAATGCTTCTTCTGATAAACAgaccaatttgaaaaataaacacAAGTCTTAAATAATGGGGTTGAGGTTGTATGATGAAGTCTTTGTTGGAATTTATTCATCATTTTATGACACATTATGAATAGTGAATAAGAAAAGTGATTTTCGTTAGAGAATCAATATATGGGACTAGTGTAGGCTGTGTTGAAGAAAGTGGTTGGTAGTAGGATGCGGTTGCCACAAAGAATCGTGGCATAACCATAACCGTTCTGGCGTAATTACTGTAGCACGACCAAATTATACAGCGAATTTAGTATTACCgtgtttgtttgtttggtATGTTCGCAACAAATCTTCACACACATATTCAACACCCTCAAAGGCaaatacattttttttttttcaccaccaccaccacattTAAgctattttgttttttcaattcttgctTTCACTACCGTTTGCATAACAAGAAATTACCCTAGAATGACATTAGAATTACCTTCGGATATCCCGCTGACCATTCCTGCAAATACTAAAATTTACAAAGATGATTGCATGTATTCTTTTGATACACCAGAGAACAATTTGTTAGGATTGGATATTGATCTTAAAACATATCGGGCTTATTCTCGAAACAAGGATTTCAATTACACCAAACAAAATTATGACAAAACGGGGaattatttgtatttgaatatcaaaaaaactttaaaaccacaagaagaaagaaataaattattgtaTGACGATAATGGTGAAAAATCTCCCAAAATACAGAAAttggaaatcaaaaatgtatctgatgatgattacTACAACACTGAAATATCCATTTATGATATCAAAGATGATAAAAGTTATAGTAGAGATGAATTGAGTGATGAGTTCAACAActtgattgatttaattctttcagCAAACTCTTCTGCCAcagaagatgaaattaaacaatgggaacaagaaattgttcCTTGTCCTCATTCAATTGACgttgaacaatttgaaactgataatttggatttgaCTAAATGTAGTCAATGTGATTTGCGTGAAAATCTTTGGATATGTTTACATTGTGGTGCCTTGGGGTGTGGTAGACAACAATATGGATCGACATTGAAAGGTAATGGACATGCTTTAGCTCATTATGAGTTAGCTCAACATCCAGTAGCAATTAAATTGGGATCATTATCAGCCGACTCTGAAAGTTGTGATGCATATTGTTATCAATGTAATGACGAAGTCAAAGTGCCCCATTTGGCAGAGAAATTACACAAGTTtggtattgatttaaatacTGCAGTAAAAACCGAGAAatcattgattgaattaaatatagaccaaaatttgaattgggAATTTAAATTAGATGGAGTTAATGGTGAGAGATTAGAATCTGTATATGGTAAGGGCTTGACGGGTTTACAAAATTTGGGCAATTCTTGTTATATAAATTCGGTACTCCAAGCCCTTTACACATTAAACGGGTATCAAGAGTATTTCAAAGACAAAAAGTTCCCTGATATAAATAATCCtgcaattgatttaacaagtcaattaatcaaactTTACGATGGGTTACAAAGTGGCAGGTATTCAGTTCCTGGTTCATT
Coding sequences within it:
- the FAB1 gene encoding 1-phosphatidylinositol-3-phosphate 5-kinase (Phosphatidylinositol 3-phosphate 5-kinase; required for hyphal growth on solid media, and for wild-type vacuolar morphology and acidification; not required for wild-type virulence in mouse systemic infection or for adherence to HeLa cells) — translated: MIGSPPDTPNDMSNSKRKLPLLERIPSHTNNSDDEDSYDKGVVDYVSFPTIPDPEVENTKSITGLLTKTLRKVTTNASTLVQNYSQNYTSPKPNVLDTSPFTNRVSELKATAIGSDALPVPKNDEIVDTPISMDLSTKTDTRLRVKEDTSKRITRSSSPLDLKGDAQGNKLEIMNPIIKSETNRTPIDKVSIVTNETSTGATFKPQQSKQPPSTSTPALSLRQNLIDEVHTPRVTSDNKTLRISTMQFPRMQSMANSTTSSVVNVTASASVDIDNVTNDKSNVESKPTHKKESSIDLKSKDKGLQNKISSIFNNLPNDIELSDDSADESDSTHNEGSENSATPQSDIAYIENRSDSNLSSISKMNNHLQFELSARYGDSVAKSAPIKAESKHSATFTPSFGQSPTVSTFHAIQNKDVSANKQKSLNTPSTLLDNARSIIHQNIEAVASSASSIIASKRRKKKKPTKTSENPLKNGGIPKKYWMNDAFVSDCLNCFRPFTAFRRKHHCRFCGQIFCSDCTLFISYNQHRDERNNTKNSAKKPYNDKLRVCKPCYSDVIIYLSDDSSSANDSDGEKVISAEEIEVPKTKAEDLLVPNHPLSRIRSMSMGSNRDSSRTDSLSRKPSLKDNNNLENSLSTSHSSSPSRSNNNQFIYPDESIKVHPRQAPRMAIPTTRTGEAVEIPLMRHSLMNSSILKTSGAPYSSNMNSLPQTFHQSNSQFYHNHHSSPEHPQYGQKQNSLQQHQPQGGHFHNHYHNTYSNSHSQYNNSAGISESENTNKTRIKSHLSPTLSNANLTSRSLDNLGSIYNSFMTRTPSFNMRVLSGSSRDPSRFRRELSLEPGDIQSIRSKYGKEMTIGGQSDFDDDDDDDDDDDDDDDDENAKNEGVDLSDNEEDEHAMSIYTSLNETHGYGSTPLAHQPPPMHSHSAVTVPTLGEFPIMKSGYPSFRGAMNRSAAANLANVFQNHSIELTGEDPNKHQPENIRSRARAHASLQRMRTRRQAKATRNVSILSQSNLRLPSLEPSNHRPQYTSSLTPIASPASPGGNSSNLTAGIAATDDVSTSSANIDSEMSPIGPQISASTGLEKYHSGERNDYFGSDDHLMATSESRDLISWKDGKTVDNKDKLYNETLDFVLRQSLKDGEIETEIERWVAVLQKSLGYIDEIKLTDTLDIRQYVKIKKVLGGKIEQTELVDGLFMTKNIDSKRMASKISNPRIALLMFPIEYLKQKEQFISLRIIHAQQSVYITNLVSRLVSMEPDIIVVGDSVSGLAEKLFEDAGITVISNVKPQVIERISRYTKADIFQSVNDLFFKKGKLGLCENFAVKRYKYQNQIKTFVFFTGCDIHSGFTISIRGGNTNLLNNVKYAAETLMPGYINARFEKSFLDNLSLSYVKPTENPKIVDIQQKLQEIRDNTIEGDENGKLHDLKLDPAEVVNYVKSFSERKLSLSPPVEYSLPNPLARTIYTYYAVHQFAQQNAKIQKLSSVDDIKEEWLTELKIDYKLEELPGKEANLINILKFASEAHLKLLINEYQARVRIWSNCMKYPSYQLYPICHRNIHLLHSTVSIKHATPCSGPAIIVIDYYTDNDKCFGLFLDQAFHESSKVCGECGETYLDHYKSYVHGKAKVDLIIEKYDIQCLNNGEMQGKNQRVMWSYCKECNYETPIIAMSDETYYLSIGKFFELNFYGEGVSGGCTHDFFKSYVKCFGFNNLVIRLEYSTIDNYEIVVPKKQLEFITNIDIKLKIDAYKFIRTKAEVFFDSVLKRLKRVKLDTFEKAEDGIQKIEELKIKLQEQSDSIYGRLQSIYDKIIPTNYLALNVVLRDLQKLGIYWDNEFNEFERTYLPSENEVNKITQFHLRKFLMDRYNDEDEDNNNNNNKKVVDVTGNESTSGSKETAALDDGKASSNKDCSDKSTPDNSQDSMEIDGDSKNTDDKSTNELSKPFPEFVPKKPRELPMNRNLSDSNIETKMFPQSTLYESGSNISERINKWNQTAETGDKTTPTQLLTHRGSDSSLKSINTVIPSQNKVIHLANFFDKMYYDQISLEFSKQRERELKRKSKVKAQPIFDSKPIVEIYNKIEDVVGPGVDDEKKKDIAVVKKDEQEKGQTKENQQESSQQQSQQQVQQQSQQSQQQVQQQSQQQLDIPEKQSLLKSLTNFWADRAATLWDPLNYPLESHEHTFADSEVIVREDEPSSLVAFCLSSNDYKQKIKNAFEKNRMGDSGILNSNLQENKPHNDKPGVESEVGNSGITTESASIVTSVGDTKLEESSINNSSNAKAGESLLASDNKKGAQFAKIEKKFKKKLNKEGGINGGGGGTNNSGDNNNNDDNINPLESILTRNKSNHLKYQFIDGNTNLSCKIFYSEQFEALRKACGNDDNFIQSLSRCVKWQSSGGKSGSSFLKTLDNRYILKELSKSELESFVSIAPFYFKYISQSMFNTLTTAIAKIFGFYQVQIKNTTTGKIFRMDFLIMENLFYNHKTTRIFDLKGSMRNRHVQQTGKENEVLLDENMIEYIYESPVFVGQQSKKLLRGCLFNDTSFLSAMDVMDYSLVIGIDDSSKKLYLGIIDWLRTFTWDKKVENWVKGNNLIGGNKRGKDPTIVTPKQYRIRFREAMERYILEAPDIWYEGSK
- a CDS encoding uncharacterized protein (Ortholog(s) have enzyme binding, phosphatidylinositol-4-phosphate binding activity), whose product is MSTTGLQRRRGAKQSTPKPRNSDSFDESRSPASPNKPDHKIGYDDKDIKDPSTLKQPLLTLMEEVLLMGLKDKEGYLSFWNDNISYALRGCILLELTFRNKITLVNDPARRRFELSDRLVEVIDAEPTGEVLLDEALKIMKNDESNLSVTNWIDLLSGETWNLMKINYQLKQVRERLAKGLVDKGILRTERKNFFLFDMATHPVADKLSKEYIKNRILSMLVSRNVDLDTVSNEQFPADTSFRYLRTVSLVCGAYAANVLENVLLSLNYEKRDQAFARADELLADFSEFPFNLSHQSPLGLGLNLGQEVGDEIEKSSASELQLELIAAVLSVFARMDSIL
- the CHT4 gene encoding putative chitinase (Chitinase; similar to S. cerevisiae sporulation-specific Cts2p; functionally complements A. gossypii cts2 mutant sporulation defect; homozygous null mutation causes no obvious defects; transcription decreases upon yeast-to-hyphal switch); amino-acid sequence: MCHKMMNKFQQRLHHTTSTPLFKTCVYFSNWSVYQKKHFPQDIPIEYYTHIFYAFILIDEQTGKLKFSDEWCDLQMPQPSPNQSITGNLQQFYEMKKKNRHLKLIMSIGGWGTCHLFESVVSNDTKFDNFVNSTIEFAEKYGFDGVDIDWEYPKNSTQAAKLVELLARLRNKLNSKYIITVAAPGGSDNIEILKIQEMDKYLTFWNLMCYDFAGEGWSSKTAFHSNLFGNNGDNSLNASDVVQTYINKGVHPTKLILGMPMYGRIFHGVDRPEIGIPFTKERKSGCIEADVVDYNKFGDTFDYEDFDPRKVGALKYDSHSKQLITFDNLQCARIKASFIQSRQLGGGMWWDSAGDVSVTNDGCLVKNFVDQLGGVEVLEKSANNLHGC